From one Novosphingobium sp. genomic stretch:
- a CDS encoding leucyl aminopeptidase, which translates to MQIQFSTSDQSSATTRARLIEGAGWPADLDPLLAAGARANRFAGKAGDLFEGFVARGDVTLRAVLLGVSDKGAADRLSGLEKAGAALTAEYLTSGESAVAIDLAGADLSGAEVAALLLGVRLRAWRWDKYRTTQKDDKKASLTRVEVIGAPEGAEAAWDETFAVAQGVEFTRELVTEPANVIYPESFVARAQARYEGTGLKVRVLEETELKSLGMGALLGVAQGSVRPPRVLVIEWNGGKAGEAPVAFVGKGVTFDTGGISLKAPAGMEDMKWDMGGAGAVAGTMLALALRKAKANVVGVCGLVENMPDGNAQRPGDVVTSMSGQTIEVINTDAEGRLVLCDALTFVQREFKPKLVVDLATLTGAIIASLAHEYAGIFSNDDTLTAQLTAAGAATGDKLWRMPMGPVYDRMIDSPIADMKNIGGKFGGSITAAQFLLRYIEKGTPWAHLDIAGMVWADKAGHTWDKGATGYGVRLLDRFVRDTAEG; encoded by the coding sequence ATGCAGATCCAGTTTTCCACATCCGACCAGTCCTCCGCCACCACGCGCGCGCGTTTGATCGAGGGGGCGGGCTGGCCCGCCGATCTCGATCCGCTGCTGGCCGCCGGGGCCAGGGCGAACCGTTTTGCCGGCAAGGCGGGCGATCTGTTCGAAGGGTTTGTTGCGCGTGGCGATGTGACCCTGCGCGCCGTGCTGCTCGGCGTTAGCGACAAGGGCGCCGCCGACCGTCTGTCGGGCCTTGAGAAGGCCGGCGCGGCGCTGACCGCCGAATATCTCACCAGCGGCGAGAGCGCGGTGGCGATCGATCTGGCCGGTGCCGATCTCTCGGGCGCCGAAGTGGCTGCGCTGCTGCTGGGCGTGCGCCTGCGCGCCTGGCGCTGGGACAAGTATCGCACCACCCAGAAGGACGACAAGAAGGCCAGCCTGACCAGGGTCGAGGTCATCGGCGCTCCCGAAGGTGCCGAGGCGGCATGGGACGAGACCTTCGCCGTGGCACAGGGCGTGGAGTTCACCCGCGAGCTGGTCACCGAACCGGCCAATGTGATCTATCCCGAAAGCTTCGTGGCGCGCGCTCAGGCCCGCTATGAGGGCACCGGGCTGAAGGTCCGCGTGCTGGAGGAGACTGAACTCAAGTCGCTGGGTATGGGCGCGCTGCTGGGCGTGGCTCAGGGCTCGGTCCGCCCGCCGCGCGTGCTGGTGATCGAGTGGAACGGCGGCAAGGCTGGCGAGGCTCCCGTGGCGTTTGTCGGCAAGGGCGTCACCTTCGACACTGGCGGCATCAGCCTGAAGGCCCCCGCCGGCATGGAAGACATGAAGTGGGACATGGGCGGCGCGGGCGCCGTGGCGGGCACCATGCTGGCGCTTGCCCTGCGCAAGGCCAAGGCCAATGTCGTGGGCGTCTGCGGTCTGGTCGAGAACATGCCCGACGGCAATGCCCAGCGCCCCGGCGATGTGGTCACCTCCATGAGCGGCCAGACCATCGAGGTGATCAACACCGATGCCGAGGGCCGTCTGGTGCTGTGCGACGCGCTGACCTTCGTGCAGCGCGAGTTCAAGCCGAAGCTGGTGGTCGATCTGGCCACGCTGACCGGGGCGATCATCGCCAGCCTCGCCCATGAGTACGCCGGTATCTTCTCGAACGACGACACGCTGACCGCGCAACTGACCGCCGCCGGCGCCGCCACCGGCGACAAGCTGTGGCGCATGCCGATGGGCCCGGTCTATGACCGCATGATCGACAGCCCCATCGCCGACATGAAGAACATCGGCGGCAAGTTCGGCGGCTCGATCACGGCGGCGCAGTTCCTGCTGCGCTATATCGAGAAGGGCACCCCCTGGGCGCATCTCGACATTGCGGGCATGGTCTGGGCCGACAAGGCGGGCCACACCTGGGACAAGGGCGCGACCGGTTATGGCGTGCGCCTGCTCGACCGTTTCGTGCGCGACACCGCCGAAGGGTGA
- the lptD gene encoding LPS assembly protein LptD, giving the protein MAVALGLAANPAVAYALPTGSLGQPISTGAAITPSPQMGTQNEHAEASPEKPEADRHVDFEADEVDYSDDDNLVTAKGNVFLKRGERTMRADSVVWNRDTGDITASGNIRAVDADGNEMFTGEMRVDQDMSVGFTTNMLLLLREGGRLAADKGERQQDGTVLLTRVSYTGCDVVNGKGCATTPSWRINARRVIYDQKRKLVKFKAARLVVFGVPLVPLPTAIIATDGRAITGPLIPDLRTTASNGIEISEGEYIRLADDKDLTLKGYVFSKVNPMLQVNYRQLTDLGAFQMTGYVTRSAVLAANGTGSGTTELRGYIDANGKFQLSPEWSVTFSGRLASDRTFLQRYYINNDDLLRSTINVEHIDKNSYFSLSGWAFQTLRTDEQQGSVPIALPVLDYRRRIADPWLGGQFEIEANTLAITRTAGQDTQRAFTSAQYSLRRTTPWGQQFTFTGLARADAYHSTDNALTTTSIYQGLPGWQTRGVVLGAVDMTWPLVGEAFGGTQVITPHVQVVAAPSTPNLSIPNEDSRAIELEDDNLFSLNRFPGHDRIEDGTRVTYGLEWRLDVPRWSINANIGQSYRMTSKPTLLPDGTGLSGRMSDIVGRTEIRYRDLFKITHRYRLDKDTMGFRRNEIDAAVGSNRTYFEVGYVKLNRHFDSGIEDLQDSTEARASVRAAFTRYWSVFGSGIFDINDKSVVNGVTLDKFQPLRTRVGLSYNSDCLEFDLTWRRDYVTIGDVARGSSFELHFSLKNLGFR; this is encoded by the coding sequence ATGGCTGTGGCGCTTGGCCTTGCGGCGAATCCCGCCGTGGCTTACGCGCTGCCCACCGGGTCTTTGGGCCAGCCGATCAGCACCGGCGCGGCCATCACGCCCTCCCCGCAGATGGGCACGCAGAACGAACATGCGGAAGCCTCGCCCGAAAAACCCGAAGCCGATCGTCATGTCGATTTCGAGGCCGATGAGGTCGATTATTCCGACGATGACAATCTGGTCACCGCCAAGGGCAACGTCTTCCTGAAGCGTGGCGAGCGGACCATGCGCGCCGATTCGGTGGTGTGGAACCGCGACACCGGCGACATCACCGCCAGCGGCAACATCCGCGCCGTCGATGCCGACGGCAATGAGATGTTTACCGGCGAGATGAGGGTGGATCAGGACATGTCGGTGGGCTTCACCACCAACATGCTGCTGCTGCTGCGCGAAGGCGGGCGCCTGGCCGCCGACAAGGGCGAGCGGCAGCAGGACGGCACCGTCCTGCTCACCCGCGTCAGCTACACCGGCTGCGATGTGGTCAACGGCAAGGGCTGCGCCACCACGCCGAGCTGGCGCATCAACGCCCGCCGCGTGATCTATGACCAGAAGCGCAAGCTGGTGAAGTTCAAGGCGGCGCGTCTGGTGGTCTTCGGGGTGCCGCTGGTGCCGCTGCCCACCGCGATCATCGCGACGGACGGGCGCGCCATCACCGGGCCGCTCATTCCCGATCTGCGCACGACCGCATCGAACGGCATCGAAATCTCGGAAGGCGAATACATCCGTCTGGCCGATGACAAGGATCTGACGCTCAAGGGCTATGTCTTTTCCAAGGTCAACCCGATGCTTCAGGTCAACTATCGCCAGTTGACCGATCTGGGCGCCTTCCAGATGACCGGCTATGTCACGCGCAGCGCGGTGCTGGCCGCCAATGGCACCGGCAGCGGGACGACCGAGCTGCGCGGCTATATCGATGCCAACGGCAAGTTCCAGCTCTCGCCGGAATGGAGCGTGACCTTCTCGGGCCGTCTGGCCAGCGACCGCACCTTCCTGCAGCGCTATTACATCAACAACGACGATCTGCTGCGCTCGACCATCAATGTCGAGCATATCGACAAGAACTCCTATTTCTCGCTCTCGGGCTGGGCTTTCCAGACCCTGCGCACCGATGAGCAGCAGGGCAGCGTGCCCATCGCCCTGCCGGTGCTCGATTATCGCCGCCGCATCGCCGACCCCTGGCTGGGCGGCCAGTTCGAGATCGAGGCCAACACGCTGGCAATCACCCGCACCGCGGGCCAGGACACGCAGCGCGCCTTCACCAGCGCGCAATACAGCCTGCGCCGCACCACGCCGTGGGGCCAGCAGTTCACCTTCACGGGTCTGGCCCGCGCCGACGCTTATCATTCCACCGACAATGCGCTGACCACCACCTCGATCTATCAGGGCCTGCCCGGCTGGCAGACGCGCGGCGTGGTGCTGGGCGCGGTGGACATGACCTGGCCGCTGGTGGGCGAGGCCTTTGGCGGCACGCAGGTCATCACCCCGCATGTTCAGGTGGTGGCCGCGCCCTCCACCCCCAACCTGTCGATCCCGAACGAGGATTCGCGCGCCATCGAGCTGGAGGATGACAACCTCTTCTCGCTCAACCGCTTCCCCGGCCATGACCGGATCGAGGACGGCACCCGCGTGACCTATGGCCTGGAATGGCGGCTGGATGTGCCGCGCTGGAGCATCAACGCCAACATCGGCCAGTCCTATCGCATGACCAGCAAGCCCACCCTGCTGCCTGACGGCACAGGACTGTCGGGCCGCATGTCCGACATCGTGGGCCGCACCGAAATCCGCTATCGCGACCTGTTCAAGATCACCCACCGTTATCGCCTCGACAAGGACACGATGGGCTTCCGCCGCAACGAAATCGACGCGGCTGTGGGCAGCAACCGCACCTATTTCGAGGTGGGTTACGTCAAGCTCAACCGCCATTTCGACAGCGGGATCGAGGATCTGCAGGACAGCACCGAGGCGCGCGCCTCGGTCCGCGCCGCCTTCACCCGTTACTGGTCGGTGTTCGGCTCGGGCATTTTCGACATCAACGACAAGTCGGTGGTCAATGGCGTCACGCTGGACAAGTTCCAGCCGCTGCGCACCCGCGTGGGCCTGTCCTACAATTCGGACTGCCTTGAATTCGACCTGACCTGGCGCCGCGACTATGTGACGATCGGCGACGTCGCCAGGGGCAGCAGCTTCGAGCTGCATTTCAGCCTGAAAAACCTCGGCTTCAGGTAA
- a CDS encoding DNA polymerase III subunit chi, translating to MSLRVDFYLVGQGDALVALPPLAAAAMKAGQRMLVVAGDGGQRQRISQALWGWRPTSFLAHGEAGGEHDASQPILIAPDLTDPANGARIALLADGQWREMGEGFDRALLLFGEATRGAARAVWTMLGQREGVERHFHEYVEGRWVARG from the coding sequence GTGAGCCTGCGCGTCGATTTCTATCTGGTGGGGCAGGGGGACGCTTTGGTCGCCCTGCCGCCGCTCGCCGCCGCCGCGATGAAGGCCGGCCAGCGCATGCTGGTGGTCGCGGGCGACGGCGGGCAGCGCCAGCGCATTTCCCAGGCGCTGTGGGGCTGGCGCCCGACCAGCTTCCTTGCCCATGGCGAGGCGGGCGGCGAGCATGATGCCAGCCAGCCCATCCTGATCGCCCCCGATCTGACCGATCCCGCCAATGGCGCGCGCATCGCCCTGCTGGCCGATGGCCAGTGGCGCGAGATGGGCGAAGGCTTCGACCGCGCCCTGCTGCTCTTCGGAGAGGCGACGCGCGGCGCGGCCCGCGCCGTCTGGACCATGCTGGGCCAGCGCGAGGGTGTGGAGCGCCACTTCCACGAATATGTCGAGGGGCGCTGGGTGGCGCGCGGTTAG
- the ndk gene encoding nucleoside-diphosphate kinase → MAVTRTFSIIKPDATRRNLTGAVTKMLEEAGLRVVASKRLQLTKEKAEGFYAVHAERPFFNDLVSFMISGPVVVQVLEGEDAVKRNRDIMGATNPANADAGTIRKELAESIEANSVHGSDSEENAAVEIAYFFSPEEIVG, encoded by the coding sequence ATGGCGGTGACCCGCACCTTCTCGATCATCAAGCCCGACGCCACCCGCCGCAACCTGACCGGCGCCGTCACCAAGATGCTGGAAGAAGCCGGCCTGCGCGTCGTCGCGTCCAAGCGCCTGCAGCTCACCAAGGAAAAGGCCGAGGGCTTCTACGCCGTCCACGCCGAGCGTCCCTTCTTCAACGACCTGGTGTCGTTCATGATCTCGGGCCCCGTCGTCGTGCAGGTGCTGGAAGGCGAAGATGCCGTGAAGCGCAACCGCGACATCATGGGCGCCACCAACCCCGCCAACGCTGACGCCGGCACCATCCGCAAGGAACTGGCCGAATCGATCGAAGCCAACTCGGTCCACGGTTCGGACAGCGAAGAGAACGCCGCGGTCGAGATCGCCTACTTCTTCTCGCCCGAAGAAATCGTCGGCTGA